Proteins encoded in a region of the Phoenix dactylifera cultivar Barhee BC4 chromosome 3, palm_55x_up_171113_PBpolish2nd_filt_p, whole genome shotgun sequence genome:
- the LOC103698679 gene encoding putative ABC1 protein At2g40090 isoform X6, giving the protein MAFDYQYSLWGLKEGSVEWLRAKHEVHNQFAYRLQELCFHSGGIYIKLGQHIGQLEYIVPQEYVQTMRASMLKRCPVSSCDQVRSVFVKELGATREKFDPIPLASASLAQVHAAKTHDGEKSLCKDIATVGLVVNFLHWFFPAFDYSWLVDEIRESAPKESLL; this is encoded by the exons ATGGCCTTCG acTATCAGTATTCATTATGGGGGCTTAAAGAAGGAAGTGTTGAATGGTTGAGAGCCAAGCATGAAGTCCATAATCAGTTTGCTTATAGGCTTCAAGAGTTATGCTTCCATAGTGGAGGAATTTACATCAAGCTTGGTCAACATATTGGTCAATTG GAATATATAGTTCCTCAAGAATACGTACAAACAATGAGGGCCTCAATGCTGAAGAGATGTCCAGTTTCCTCTTGTGATCAAGTGCGAAGTGTATTTGTGAAAGAGCTTGGGGCCACCAGAGAAA AATTTGATCCAATTCCACTGGCAAGTGCTTCTCTTGCGCAAGTTCATGCTGCTAAAACTCATGATGGCGAAAAGTCTCTCTGTAAAG ATATTGCTACTGTGGGTTTGGTAGTGAATTTCTTGCACTGGTTCTTTCCTGCTTTTGATTATAG TTGGTTGGTTGATGAAATTCGAGAAAGTGCACCTAAGGAAAGTTTACTTTGA
- the LOC103698679 gene encoding putative ABC1 protein At2g40090 isoform X3, with amino-acid sequence MAFDYQYSLWGLKEGSVEWLRAKHEVHNQFAYRLQELCFHSGGIYIKLGQHIGQLEYIVPQEYVQTMRASMLKRCPVSSCDQNLIQFHWQVLLLRKFMLLKLMMAKSLSVKVQHTHLMDTAIADIATVGLVVNFLHWFFPAFDYRYCFKWLLLVIVPFQKLEVSLGIIGHCSI; translated from the exons ATGGCCTTCG acTATCAGTATTCATTATGGGGGCTTAAAGAAGGAAGTGTTGAATGGTTGAGAGCCAAGCATGAAGTCCATAATCAGTTTGCTTATAGGCTTCAAGAGTTATGCTTCCATAGTGGAGGAATTTACATCAAGCTTGGTCAACATATTGGTCAATTG GAATATATAGTTCCTCAAGAATACGTACAAACAATGAGGGCCTCAATGCTGAAGAGATGTCCAGTTTCCTCTTGTGATCAA AATTTGATCCAATTCCACTGGCAAGTGCTTCTCTTGCGCAAGTTCATGCTGCTAAAACTCATGATGGCGAAAAGTCTCTCTGTAAAG GTTCAACACACTCACTTGATGGATACTGCCATTGCAGATATTGCTACTGTGGGTTTGGTAGTGAATTTCTTGCACTGGTTCTTTCCTGCTTTTGATTATAGGTACTGCTTCAAATG GTTATTATTGGTCATTGTTCCATTTCAGAAATTAGAGGTTTCACTTGGAATTATCGGTCATTGTTCCATCTGA
- the LOC103698679 gene encoding putative ABC1 protein At2g40090 isoform X1 yields the protein MAFDYQYSLWGLKEGSVEWLRAKHEVHNQFAYRLQELCFHSGGIYIKLGQHIGQLEYIVPQEYVQTMRASMLKRCPVSSCDQVRSVFVKELGATREKFDPIPLASASLAQVHAAKTHDGEKSLCKDIATVGLVVNFLHWFFPAFDYRYCFKWLLLVIVPFQKLEVSLGIIGHCSI from the exons ATGGCCTTCG acTATCAGTATTCATTATGGGGGCTTAAAGAAGGAAGTGTTGAATGGTTGAGAGCCAAGCATGAAGTCCATAATCAGTTTGCTTATAGGCTTCAAGAGTTATGCTTCCATAGTGGAGGAATTTACATCAAGCTTGGTCAACATATTGGTCAATTG GAATATATAGTTCCTCAAGAATACGTACAAACAATGAGGGCCTCAATGCTGAAGAGATGTCCAGTTTCCTCTTGTGATCAAGTGCGAAGTGTATTTGTGAAAGAGCTTGGGGCCACCAGAGAAA AATTTGATCCAATTCCACTGGCAAGTGCTTCTCTTGCGCAAGTTCATGCTGCTAAAACTCATGATGGCGAAAAGTCTCTCTGTAAAG ATATTGCTACTGTGGGTTTGGTAGTGAATTTCTTGCACTGGTTCTTTCCTGCTTTTGATTATAGGTACTGCTTCAAATG GTTATTATTGGTCATTGTTCCATTTCAGAAATTAGAGGTTTCACTTGGAATTATCGGTCATTGTTCCATCTGA
- the LOC103698679 gene encoding putative ABC1 protein At2g40090 isoform X9: MAFDYQYSLWGLKEGSVEWLRAKHEVHNQFAYRLQELCFHSGGIYIKLGQHIGQLEYIVPQEYVQTMRASMLKRCPVSSCDQVRSVFVKELGATREKFDPIPLASASLAQVHAAKTHDGEKSLCKGSTHSLDGYCHCRYCYCGFGSEFLALVLSCF, from the exons ATGGCCTTCG acTATCAGTATTCATTATGGGGGCTTAAAGAAGGAAGTGTTGAATGGTTGAGAGCCAAGCATGAAGTCCATAATCAGTTTGCTTATAGGCTTCAAGAGTTATGCTTCCATAGTGGAGGAATTTACATCAAGCTTGGTCAACATATTGGTCAATTG GAATATATAGTTCCTCAAGAATACGTACAAACAATGAGGGCCTCAATGCTGAAGAGATGTCCAGTTTCCTCTTGTGATCAAGTGCGAAGTGTATTTGTGAAAGAGCTTGGGGCCACCAGAGAAA AATTTGATCCAATTCCACTGGCAAGTGCTTCTCTTGCGCAAGTTCATGCTGCTAAAACTCATGATGGCGAAAAGTCTCTCTGTAAAG GTTCAACACACTCACTTGATGGATACTGCCATTGCAGATATTGCTACTGTGGGTTTGGTAGTGAATTTCTTGCACTGGTTCTTTCCTGCTTTTGA
- the LOC103698679 gene encoding putative ABC1 protein At2g40090 isoform X2 — translation MAFDYQYSLWGLKEGSVEWLRAKHEVHNQFAYRLQELCFHSGGIYIKLGQHIGQLEYIVPQEYVQTMRASMLKRCPVSSCDQVRSVFVKELGATREKFDPIPLASASLAQVHAAKTHDGEKSLCKDIATVGLVVNFLHWFFPAFDYRNPRFQLKHSQCHKMGLHLHQCTAECLRL, via the exons ATGGCCTTCG acTATCAGTATTCATTATGGGGGCTTAAAGAAGGAAGTGTTGAATGGTTGAGAGCCAAGCATGAAGTCCATAATCAGTTTGCTTATAGGCTTCAAGAGTTATGCTTCCATAGTGGAGGAATTTACATCAAGCTTGGTCAACATATTGGTCAATTG GAATATATAGTTCCTCAAGAATACGTACAAACAATGAGGGCCTCAATGCTGAAGAGATGTCCAGTTTCCTCTTGTGATCAAGTGCGAAGTGTATTTGTGAAAGAGCTTGGGGCCACCAGAGAAA AATTTGATCCAATTCCACTGGCAAGTGCTTCTCTTGCGCAAGTTCATGCTGCTAAAACTCATGATGGCGAAAAGTCTCTCTGTAAAG ATATTGCTACTGTGGGTTTGGTAGTGAATTTCTTGCACTGGTTCTTTCCTGCTTTTGATTATAG AAATCCTCGCTTTCAGCTGAAACATTCTCAATGCCATAAGATGGGCCTTCATCTGCATCAGTGCACTGCCGAATGCCTAAGGTTGTAG
- the LOC103698679 gene encoding putative ABC1 protein At2g40090 isoform X11: MAFDYQYSLWGLKEGSVEWLRAKHEVHNQFAYRLQELCFHSGGIYIKLGQHIGQLEYIVPQEYVQTMRASMLKRCPVSSCDQVRSVFVKELGATREKFDPIPLASASLAQVHAAKTHDGEKSLCKGCLLSYARA; encoded by the exons ATGGCCTTCG acTATCAGTATTCATTATGGGGGCTTAAAGAAGGAAGTGTTGAATGGTTGAGAGCCAAGCATGAAGTCCATAATCAGTTTGCTTATAGGCTTCAAGAGTTATGCTTCCATAGTGGAGGAATTTACATCAAGCTTGGTCAACATATTGGTCAATTG GAATATATAGTTCCTCAAGAATACGTACAAACAATGAGGGCCTCAATGCTGAAGAGATGTCCAGTTTCCTCTTGTGATCAAGTGCGAAGTGTATTTGTGAAAGAGCTTGGGGCCACCAGAGAAA AATTTGATCCAATTCCACTGGCAAGTGCTTCTCTTGCGCAAGTTCATGCTGCTAAAACTCATGATGGCGAAAAGTCTCTCTGTAAAG GTTGTCTTCTGAGCTATGCAAGGGCTTAA
- the LOC103698679 gene encoding putative ABC1 protein At2g40090 isoform X4, whose translation MAFDYQYSLWGLKEGSVEWLRAKHEVHNQFAYRLQELCFHSGGIYIKLGQHIGQLEYIVPQEYVQTMRASMLKRCPVSSCDQNLIQFHWQVLLLRKFMLLKLMMAKSLSVKVQHTHLMDTAIADIATVGLVVNFLHWFFPAFDYRNPRFQLKHSQCHKMGLHLHQCTAECLRL comes from the exons ATGGCCTTCG acTATCAGTATTCATTATGGGGGCTTAAAGAAGGAAGTGTTGAATGGTTGAGAGCCAAGCATGAAGTCCATAATCAGTTTGCTTATAGGCTTCAAGAGTTATGCTTCCATAGTGGAGGAATTTACATCAAGCTTGGTCAACATATTGGTCAATTG GAATATATAGTTCCTCAAGAATACGTACAAACAATGAGGGCCTCAATGCTGAAGAGATGTCCAGTTTCCTCTTGTGATCAA AATTTGATCCAATTCCACTGGCAAGTGCTTCTCTTGCGCAAGTTCATGCTGCTAAAACTCATGATGGCGAAAAGTCTCTCTGTAAAG GTTCAACACACTCACTTGATGGATACTGCCATTGCAGATATTGCTACTGTGGGTTTGGTAGTGAATTTCTTGCACTGGTTCTTTCCTGCTTTTGATTATAG AAATCCTCGCTTTCAGCTGAAACATTCTCAATGCCATAAGATGGGCCTTCATCTGCATCAGTGCACTGCCGAATGCCTAAGGTTGTAG
- the LOC103698679 gene encoding putative ABC1 protein At2g40090 isoform X8 has product MAFDYQYSLWGLKEGSVEWLRAKHEVHNQFAYRLQELCFHSGGIYIKLGQHIGQLEYIVPQEYVQTMRASMLKRCPVSSCDQNLIQFHWQVLLLRKFMLLKLMMAKSLSVKVQHTHLMDTAIADIATVGLVVNFLHWFFPAFDYSWLVDEIRESAPKESLL; this is encoded by the exons ATGGCCTTCG acTATCAGTATTCATTATGGGGGCTTAAAGAAGGAAGTGTTGAATGGTTGAGAGCCAAGCATGAAGTCCATAATCAGTTTGCTTATAGGCTTCAAGAGTTATGCTTCCATAGTGGAGGAATTTACATCAAGCTTGGTCAACATATTGGTCAATTG GAATATATAGTTCCTCAAGAATACGTACAAACAATGAGGGCCTCAATGCTGAAGAGATGTCCAGTTTCCTCTTGTGATCAA AATTTGATCCAATTCCACTGGCAAGTGCTTCTCTTGCGCAAGTTCATGCTGCTAAAACTCATGATGGCGAAAAGTCTCTCTGTAAAG GTTCAACACACTCACTTGATGGATACTGCCATTGCAGATATTGCTACTGTGGGTTTGGTAGTGAATTTCTTGCACTGGTTCTTTCCTGCTTTTGATTATAG TTGGTTGGTTGATGAAATTCGAGAAAGTGCACCTAAGGAAAGTTTACTTTGA
- the LOC103698679 gene encoding putative ABC1 protein At2g40090 isoform X10, whose amino-acid sequence MAFDYQYSLWGLKEGSVEWLRAKHEVHNQFAYRLQELCFHSGGIYIKLGQHIGQLEYIVPQEYVQTMRASMLKRCPVSSCDQIFAEFDPIPLASASLAQVHAAKTHDGEKSLCKGSTHSLDGYCHCRYCYCGFGSEFLALVLSCF is encoded by the exons ATGGCCTTCG acTATCAGTATTCATTATGGGGGCTTAAAGAAGGAAGTGTTGAATGGTTGAGAGCCAAGCATGAAGTCCATAATCAGTTTGCTTATAGGCTTCAAGAGTTATGCTTCCATAGTGGAGGAATTTACATCAAGCTTGGTCAACATATTGGTCAATTG GAATATATAGTTCCTCAAGAATACGTACAAACAATGAGGGCCTCAATGCTGAAGAGATGTCCAGTTTCCTCTTGTGATCAA ATTTTTGCAGAATTTGATCCAATTCCACTGGCAAGTGCTTCTCTTGCGCAAGTTCATGCTGCTAAAACTCATGATGGCGAAAAGTCTCTCTGTAAAG GTTCAACACACTCACTTGATGGATACTGCCATTGCAGATATTGCTACTGTGGGTTTGGTAGTGAATTTCTTGCACTGGTTCTTTCCTGCTTTTGA
- the LOC103698679 gene encoding putative ABC1 protein At2g40090 isoform X7: MAFDYQYSLWGLKEGSVEWLRAKHEVHNQFAYRLQELCFHSGGIYIKLGQHIGQLEYIVPQEYVQTMRASMLKRCPVSSCDQVRSVFVKELGATREKFDPIPLASASLAQVHAAKTHDGEKSLCKDIATVGLVVNFLHWFFPAFDYRKQNCRSRYQFALVS; encoded by the exons ATGGCCTTCG acTATCAGTATTCATTATGGGGGCTTAAAGAAGGAAGTGTTGAATGGTTGAGAGCCAAGCATGAAGTCCATAATCAGTTTGCTTATAGGCTTCAAGAGTTATGCTTCCATAGTGGAGGAATTTACATCAAGCTTGGTCAACATATTGGTCAATTG GAATATATAGTTCCTCAAGAATACGTACAAACAATGAGGGCCTCAATGCTGAAGAGATGTCCAGTTTCCTCTTGTGATCAAGTGCGAAGTGTATTTGTGAAAGAGCTTGGGGCCACCAGAGAAA AATTTGATCCAATTCCACTGGCAAGTGCTTCTCTTGCGCAAGTTCATGCTGCTAAAACTCATGATGGCGAAAAGTCTCTCTGTAAAG ATATTGCTACTGTGGGTTTGGTAGTGAATTTCTTGCACTGGTTCTTTCCTGCTTTTGATTATAG GAAGCAGAATTGTCGATCTAGATATCAATTTGCTTTGGTATCTTGA
- the LOC103698679 gene encoding putative ABC1 protein At2g40090 isoform X5 yields MAFDYQYSLWGLKEGSVEWLRAKHEVHNQFAYRLQELCFHSGGIYIKLGQHIGQLEYIVPQEYVQTMRASMLKRCPVSSCDQIFAEFDPIPLASASLAQVHAAKTHDGEKSLCKDIATVGLVVNFLHWFFPAFDYRYCFKWLLLVIVPFQKLEVSLGIIGHCSI; encoded by the exons ATGGCCTTCG acTATCAGTATTCATTATGGGGGCTTAAAGAAGGAAGTGTTGAATGGTTGAGAGCCAAGCATGAAGTCCATAATCAGTTTGCTTATAGGCTTCAAGAGTTATGCTTCCATAGTGGAGGAATTTACATCAAGCTTGGTCAACATATTGGTCAATTG GAATATATAGTTCCTCAAGAATACGTACAAACAATGAGGGCCTCAATGCTGAAGAGATGTCCAGTTTCCTCTTGTGATCAA ATTTTTGCAGAATTTGATCCAATTCCACTGGCAAGTGCTTCTCTTGCGCAAGTTCATGCTGCTAAAACTCATGATGGCGAAAAGTCTCTCTGTAAAG ATATTGCTACTGTGGGTTTGGTAGTGAATTTCTTGCACTGGTTCTTTCCTGCTTTTGATTATAGGTACTGCTTCAAATG GTTATTATTGGTCATTGTTCCATTTCAGAAATTAGAGGTTTCACTTGGAATTATCGGTCATTGTTCCATCTGA